CGGGATTTACCAGACGTACGGTGCGCCGTAGCCGTAACCATAGTATCCGCCATACCCGGGATAACCGTAACCGTATCCGCCATATCCATAATACGGGGGACGGGACGCGAGTGCCCCCAGCGTCAATCCAGACAGCGCCCCAAAGGCAAAGAAACCCGCAGGTGAATAAACCTGGGTCAAGTCGCGGTTATCCTTCGCTTCGCCAAGCGTACAAAAGTTGGTGGAACGTGTCTCATATGAAGTGTGAGACACAGGCAGCAGATAAATGCCACGATCCGTCACATTTTGAAGGATTCCAGAATAGACCTGCCCGTTTTTGTGGTGCGCGTTCACGGGTCGCCCTAAGTAGCGCCTTGCAACAGGGTACAGTGGATGATAGGCCATCTTACCCCCTCCTTTCGCTCACCACACCATATGTCCTGTAGGCACTGAACGAAAGGGCTGGTGCCCCGAGGGGACAAACGCCTAAACGCCTATGGCCTCAACCCATTGCGGCGTCGAACAGGGCGAAGCGGCCCGTATTCGACAACGGTGGCAAGGAACCGACTCGTTCCATGAAGGGGGAAGTCCGTGAGGCGGTGAAGCCCGCTCGTTCCGCCGCCGACAATAGTTCCTTTGAGTCCGCCAGCATATCCAAATTCACTGGTCCGTGGAAATCACCAATGCAGGTTTCAAAAAGTCGTCTTGCATGGGCGGGCGTTTGCCCCAGCACCGGACCGATTCGAATTCGATCCCCTTCCAGCGCATAGACAATGGCTCCACCAAGCTCATCGAAGTTCGCTGTTGCCGTGATGATATAGGTGTCCAACGAATGACACAGACCTCTGTACAGTGTGGCGCGGTCCACCTGTGAGACTCGGCGGTCAAAGTCAATGAGGCACTGAAGATCCGCTTCGTCCATGTCTGACACGCGGGTGACCCGGTACACTCTAGTGTTCTTATCGACGATGGCAGGGTGCCCGTCAGCACCCGGAGATGCATTTCGACTAAGTCGAACGATCTCGCCTGTCACCTGAAACCCGTTCTTTCGATATAGCGGGTATCCCTCGTCCGTAGCGATTAGTTGAACCCGCACGTCACCCGCCGACATCGCGTGCTCCAACAGTCGTTGACCGATGCCACGTCGTTGGTACGCCGGATGGACGATGAGGTTTCCCACACCAACAATATCTTTCTGCCAAGGGAAGATGGTCACTGTTCCGGCCAATGTATTGTCATTGAAATAACCCAGTACTTGTCCCACCCGAAAGTGTAGCCGCAGTCGTTCCATTGGAACAGACCACCCAACGCGATCGATGAGTCGCATCACATCGTTAACGTGACCAGCATTGAGTTCCTCCACCCGCGATACGTTCACGCCGTCAACTTGGTTGTCCATTTGGCAGCGACCTTCTTCCAATTTAATTGGCCCGTCACTTATGCAAAGACGATGGTCTTGTTTCCGTGAACGATGACTTTGTCCTCCAGGTGCCATTTGACGGCCCGTGCTAGGACGGCCCTCTCGACTTGGCGTCCGGCGATACGGAGCGCTGATGCATTGTAGCGGTGATCCACTCGCGTGACATCTTGTTCGATGATAGGGCCTTCGTCCAAGTCTTCCGTGACATAGTGGGCTGTGGCTCCAATCAGCTTCACCCCGCGGTCATACGCCCGTTGGTACGGATTTCGACCAATAAACGCGGGTAGAAATGAGTGGTGGATGTTAATGACCCGTTCCCGGTAATGTGCGAGGAACGCGCCCGACAGAATTTGCATGTAGCGGGCGAGTACCACTAAGTCGACGTTACCCTCTAGAAGCTGCAACTGTTCGCGTTCGGCGCGGGTCTTGTCGGCGGGATCGACAGGGATGTAGTGAAACGGTATGCCGAGTGATTGAACAAGCGGCTCGGCATCTCGGTGATTGCTCACCACCATGGCAATGTCACATTCCAGTTGTCCGCTCTGCCACTCCCAGAGCAGCTCCTGCAGACAATGGAGCTCTTTGGATACGAACACAGCTACGCGTTTGCGTTGACGCGCGGGCGCATAGCGCCATTCCATCTCATAGCTTTTCGCAAGCTGCGAAAACTCGGAGCACAGTTGTTCTTCATACGTCACCAGTCCGTCTCTGTCAAACTCGATCCGCATGAACAGCGTGCCGCCTTCCACATCGGTTGAGTACTGATCAGACGCGGCGATATTGGCTTCACGGTCATACAGAAACTGGGCGACGGACGCGACGATTCCCCGTCTATCGGGACAAGCAATCAGCAAACGACCTCGGTTTTCGTGTATCATGGGTGCCCTCCACTGTCTTTATTTTCTAAGACTCTAGCGAACCTCTTGCTGTCCGTCAATTATCATATGATAAAATACATTCGTCTGTAAGTTCTGTAAATTTCCGATGCCGATGTTTGGGGAGGAGACATGAGGACTTGGAAGCAAACACCTTGGATATGAGTCTCATGATGGGGCAATTGCAGCGTGATCGATACGCGGTTTACGAAATGCTTCGCACCACGGCACCCGTGCTGGCCGAGCCGGGACAAACGCCATTCCGATCATTTACCACGTGGCACTTGACCCGGTACGACGATTGTTTGGCCGTCTTGCGCGACAACCGATTTATCCATGAGGCTCGAAAACACCTCGACGCGAGCCAATTTGGCGATCCCTCCCCTAACCACATGTCCCTGGCTAAGTCCCACCGAAACTGGATGCTGTTTCGCGATCCCCCAGATCACACACGACTCCGCAGTCTTGTCCAACGCGCATTCACGCCGAAAATGGTTGCAAGCCTCCGCCCTCGCATTGAGCAGACGACGAGCTTCCTCCTCGACGAAATGGCAGACAACACGGACGTCGATCTCGTCCGCACCCTCGCATATCCACTTCCCGTCGTCATTATTGCCGAGCTGCTCGGTGTTCCCATGCAGGATCGGGAACAATTTCGAGACTGGTCAAACGCGCTCTTTCAATCCCTCGATCTCATCGCCAACAACGAGACCTGGGACGAAGCCAGCCGAGCAGTCGAAGCATTGCGTGATTACTTCCGACAAATCGTCCAGGCGAGATCGATACAGCCCCAGAATGACCTCATTTCCGGCATGGTCCGCGCCCGCGACGAAAGCGAGTCGCTGTCCGAGGATGAACTGCTCGACAACTGCGTTCTCATGCTCGTTGCGGGACACGAGACAACGGTGAACCTCATCGGCAACGCCGTCTTTCTGATGTTAACCCATCCAGATCAACTGGCACTGCTCAAAGCGGACGCCACGCTTGTGCCTAACGCCATTGAAGAGGTGCTGCGTCTCGAGTCGCCCATCCAAGTGACGGAGCGGTTCGTCCGTGAAGACGTGGAACTCGCGGGCGTTACGATGCGAAAAGGAGACTACGTCAAGCCTTGGATCGGGTCAGCAAACCGCGATCCCAACAAGTTTCCGAATCCCAACCGTTTTGATATCACTCGAGAACCAGGCCGGCACCTGTCATTTGGCCAAGGCATTCACTTCTGTTTGGGCGCCCCGCTCGCACGGTTGGAGGGAACTGTTGCTCTGCAGATGTTGTTTGAACGGTTCCCGGATGCTGAATTACTTGGTGACGATGGATACGTTTGGAAGCCGTCGGTGCTGACGAGATCGCTGGAGCGGCTGATGTTGAAGTTACACGGCTAGGTGTGTCGATGGTGGGGCGGGGAATAGGCAGCTTGTGTAAGCATTTGGTGGACTCGACGCTCATGGATACCCGGGATAACCAAGTCGCGCCGCCACACTCCGATTTCTGCACGCCCAGCCCAGGCCCGGTCCGCCCCTTTCCGCAGTCCACACTACTGAGCCGCTTCAATCCCCATCTGCTCTTGCTTCTCTTTGGACAGAACGAGCATTTTTGCTTTTGAGGTCGCTTTGACCTCACCTTTGTCGCTGACGAGGCTGGCCTCGACAAGCAAGAGGCGCTTCGTGGTTTTGGTGGGGTGCGCTTCGACACGCACTGTTTCGCCGACTCTGATGGGCGACTTGAAGGAGATGTTGAGTTCGGCCGTTACCGTTACAAGTCCCATGTTCAGGGGTACGTATGCCGACGCTTCGTCGAGGATGGAGGATGTAATCCCGCCATGCTGGACGTTTGGCCAACCGATATGTCGTTCCTCACAGTGAAACTCAGCCCATACCGAATCGCCGTCTTGTTGGAATTTGATATGGAGTCCATGCGGATTTTTGTCGCCGCAGACAAAACAATAATCATAGCCCACGTTGTTCAGCCACCTTTGGTTCATCTAGTCTAGTATGTTTACATTTTCTATTATGCGGATGAACGACGTGGGACTGCAAATTTGGGCCTTCGGAATATCGTGTTGAGAATCAAGGAAAACAGAAATCAAAATTCCAACATGCCTTGGGCATTTAAGGGAGCACTGCATATTTACACATCTTAGGCTCTCCTTGTACTTAGTGACTGGGCTGAAGATTTCAAGAAATTTGCACATATCACTGAGAGGATCTCTGTTAAACTATCAAACATTGTCAAGGAAAGTCGATAGTCATATGATATTTATGGATGATGTATTTCGAAAAGGCAAACTTGGAGAAATTCCAGGACGCAAAACTTAGGGGCTAAGTAGAACGTATCCACTTATTACCATATGCATGCAAGCATTCGTCAGCGTCCGATTTAGAGTTTTTTTGATTTAAACATCAGAAGGTTCAAAAAGGTGATGATAAAAATAGAAAAATATAGCGTACCGACGTTGTACTATGAATTTGCTCCGGCAGGAGAAAGCAAAATTGCTCCTGACCCAAGAAAAACTGCCTTGTTGATTGTCGACATGCAAAACCAGTTTGTTAACAAGGATTACGGTGACGCAGACGATGCTAGAAGCAAAGGTATGTGGGATAAATGGGCGTATTTCTATAATCGCTTAGAAGAAATTGTGATTCCAAATAACAAAAAGTTGCTGGAGTATTTTCGCTCAAAAAAGATGGAGGTGACTTTTGGCCGGATCGCTTGTTTCCACAAAGATGGCCGTGACAGGTCACCCGTGCAGAGGCGACCGGGTTGGAACAATATCCTGCTGCCAATTGGCACGTATGGCGCTGAAATCATCGATGAATTAAAACCTTTGAGCGATGAAATTGTCGTAGAAAAAACGACTGACAGTGTGCTGATGGGAACTAACTATGAACGGATCCTTAGAAATATGGGGATTGAGTGGGTGGTGGTCACCGGGGTTGTCACCGACCAGTGTGTCGCTTCTACTGTGAGAAATCTCGCCGACGCCGGATTTGACGTCATTCTTGTCGAGGACTGTTGTTGCGCAGCTACCAAAGCCCTTCACGAGGCGGAAATCATGATCATGAACCAGATCTATTGCCGTGTGATGTGTACAGATGAAGTGATAGACCTCTTTGATAATCTTTCAGAAGCGAGCAAGTAGAGTGATCGAGTTGCCATACGGTCTTTTGCCTAAGCATTGTTTTTGGTAGGGTGCCACAGCGCCATTACGTTGTAACGAACGTGGCAAACAGTAGGAAGGTTGTTAAATGTTCAACGTACAGAGGGGCGGCTACTTCAAAATTGTTGCCGCCCGGATGAGTTAAAGGTAGCAAAGAACCAATGCTTCCGAGTCCTGGATGTAACCTTACGATTCAAGTTGTGATGATGTGCTACTCACATTCACGTTACTTTCTTGCCGTAATCTTTCCGAGATGGTGCGTACCATCTGTGGGCTTGCGAGGACGATGGCGAGTCCAATCAAAATCCAGAGGATGACGATATACGGGAAAAGCGTATATGGCATAGGAGGAACGGGAAAAACATTCGAATACAGCGTGTATCCAAGACCTAGAATGGCGATAACTGGAATAATCAAAAAGCCCCCACGCCAGACCTTCGCCTTTGCAAAGTGGTAGATAGCCCCAACGTTTGTTACCAAGTACGCCAAGAGTAATGCTAGAACACCGATTGTACCGAGATACCCAAATACACTGACGCCTGACTGGGTTGCTAGTACCGCGATGGTGATAAAACTGACAGCGACAACCACTCCCAAAGCTACCCAGGGTGAACGGAACCGGTTGTGCACGCGGCCAAGAGCTGGGTGAATTAGCCCATCTCGTCCCATGGCGTACAATAGACGTGAACCGGCCGTCGCTGAACCTAATGCGCTTGAGAACGCTGACATCGTTGCACCAAACATAATGGCCGCTGCAAATCCGGAAGACATGAACTTTCCAGCTAGATCTCCGAGTGGAGCTCCGGAACCGGCGAATGCCTTGATACCGCCAGCGTCAAGGCCGAATCCTACGGACTGTGCATAGCTTACAACGATATAAAACACGCCTGTTACAAAGACCGCAGTCATGATAGACAGTGGGATGGCTC
This is a stretch of genomic DNA from Alicyclobacillus dauci. It encodes these proteins:
- a CDS encoding GNAT family N-acetyltransferase, which encodes MDNQVDGVNVSRVEELNAGHVNDVMRLIDRVGWSVPMERLRLHFRVGQVLGYFNDNTLAGTVTIFPWQKDIVGVGNLIVHPAYQRRGIGQRLLEHAMSAGDVRVQLIATDEGYPLYRKNGFQVTGEIVRLSRNASPGADGHPAIVDKNTRVYRVTRVSDMDEADLQCLIDFDRRVSQVDRATLYRGLCHSLDTYIITATANFDELGGAIVYALEGDRIRIGPVLGQTPAHARRLFETCIGDFHGPVNLDMLADSKELLSAAERAGFTASRTSPFMERVGSLPPLSNTGRFALFDAAMG
- the purU gene encoding formyltetrahydrofolate deformylase is translated as MIHENRGRLLIACPDRRGIVASVAQFLYDREANIAASDQYSTDVEGGTLFMRIEFDRDGLVTYEEQLCSEFSQLAKSYEMEWRYAPARQRKRVAVFVSKELHCLQELLWEWQSGQLECDIAMVVSNHRDAEPLVQSLGIPFHYIPVDPADKTRAEREQLQLLEGNVDLVVLARYMQILSGAFLAHYRERVINIHHSFLPAFIGRNPYQRAYDRGVKLIGATAHYVTEDLDEGPIIEQDVTRVDHRYNASALRIAGRQVERAVLARAVKWHLEDKVIVHGNKTIVFA
- a CDS encoding cytochrome P450, which codes for MEANTLDMSLMMGQLQRDRYAVYEMLRTTAPVLAEPGQTPFRSFTTWHLTRYDDCLAVLRDNRFIHEARKHLDASQFGDPSPNHMSLAKSHRNWMLFRDPPDHTRLRSLVQRAFTPKMVASLRPRIEQTTSFLLDEMADNTDVDLVRTLAYPLPVVIIAELLGVPMQDREQFRDWSNALFQSLDLIANNETWDEASRAVEALRDYFRQIVQARSIQPQNDLISGMVRARDESESLSEDELLDNCVLMLVAGHETTVNLIGNAVFLMLTHPDQLALLKADATLVPNAIEEVLRLESPIQVTERFVREDVELAGVTMRKGDYVKPWIGSANRDPNKFPNPNRFDITREPGRHLSFGQGIHFCLGAPLARLEGTVALQMLFERFPDAELLGDDGYVWKPSVLTRSLERLMLKLHG
- a CDS encoding PaaI family thioesterase, giving the protein MGYDYCFVCGDKNPHGLHIKFQQDGDSVWAEFHCEERHIGWPNVQHGGITSSILDEASAYVPLNMGLVTVTAELNISFKSPIRVGETVRVEAHPTKTTKRLLLVEASLVSDKGEVKATSKAKMLVLSKEKQEQMGIEAAQ
- a CDS encoding cysteine hydrolase family protein, with the protein product MIKIEKYSVPTLYYEFAPAGESKIAPDPRKTALLIVDMQNQFVNKDYGDADDARSKGMWDKWAYFYNRLEEIVIPNNKKLLEYFRSKKMEVTFGRIACFHKDGRDRSPVQRRPGWNNILLPIGTYGAEIIDELKPLSDEIVVEKTTDSVLMGTNYERILRNMGIEWVVVTGVVTDQCVASTVRNLADAGFDVILVEDCCCAATKALHEAEIMIMNQIYCRVMCTDEVIDLFDNLSEASK
- a CDS encoding APC family permease, translated to METRLRKNGLSYIESMGLSVAIMAPTAAMALNGSLAAGTVGVSVPLTYLLAMITIGLVSYAFVTFNKYYSSSGSVYAFTGAALGPKMGFLSGWTLLLTYLAFTGASVAEIGVFLQSFLAFLGVSISWFPLAVVGLVLVGILTFLDVRVSARVMVIFEGISVALILILAVVILGRGGSSGHLSPLPFSLGGNKMSSIGLGTVFAFLSFAGFEAASSLGEETANPRRAIPLSIMTAVFVTGVFYIVVSYAQSVGFGLDAGGIKAFAGSGAPLGDLAGKFMSSGFAAAIMFGATMSAFSSALGSATAGSRLLYAMGRDGLIHPALGRVHNRFRSPWVALGVVVAVSFITIAVLATQSGVSVFGYLGTIGVLALLLAYLVTNVGAIYHFAKAKVWRGGFLIIPVIAILGLGYTLYSNVFPVPPMPYTLFPYIVILWILIGLAIVLASPQMVRTISERLRQESNVNVSSTSSQLES